Proteins encoded in a region of the Magallana gigas chromosome 8, xbMagGiga1.1, whole genome shotgun sequence genome:
- the LOC117687119 gene encoding uncharacterized protein isoform X2, whose amino-acid sequence MKCWDMCRMRTTVCQSFVKTPEKTRKPCIKLFTPSKIKVLFNTGKQIKSRTVKDAELKRVIKAISSGQPKRSIAKFVYNSLLKDELIMCVIHDIEKDIMNLVSKKSNCCLRSAKCENLSNFKFDQLLFEVQLYAPVFYKTLSNTVKGSHEVAVIAAIITRNNNMHMSALHHIIAQVLDHSGATDECISLFQKLGLSVSSSAAAKKKVDLAEYQNEHINSTVINEKRVLETSGSRDLKTSEIIGDNFDISKCPSNMSKEKQRKSLHWFLLIGLQKRIIGNSLSNQPPSLSISDVTNGVFIPTHLDCEFLEQNCLFHMMKIIVKYVACFKKYAPYLPEVIDHPHRAEMSRKSDFVVLDLLDKSENKSEDMISILEHIHMNYIAHTSDDNPKVIQKKVFGGDVLTNERAYSAQLAMMNGRSKFDQLAGVIHRPEGLHRMMNLCLVIAKKFCLLLFMNEKLVYQQFYKPSSAAEVGTLSQLRNFVHRIDVHGGDEVIQKYRAHYAFLMDCLDGFVTGACLHLLEMDALDAPPSRKQELFDILPPEEKCKFIKQIAKDILDKYINLNLDLGRFEERVQALDVQSQQIRDMLDPDLQKYICVSCGNQYKTVGHLRRHLKDKHLWDFIENDTEEDKKPDRIALYRASLMKCLLLLKDTNDGYSMGDGDRIMTNAKFQMLLSGVSRHTKYQIWLFRFLAYYSCILSPKDAYEYKWNCTSNLSGGTGRNIPNDNLVEIMVHRLKEKVRSQGANVTFQSAKKAALSLQVQDEIKQNVMKEINMKPKGTTRAETSKKADVELIIDQLKMAEVFDNVPGRQFHAFPNFQDLFSRVKVFELHKWIQSQKERLSYEIV is encoded by the exons GTTTTATTTAATACTGGAAAACAAATCAAGTCTAGAACTGTGAAGGACGCTGAACTTAAACGAGTTATCAAAGCCATATCCAGTGGACAACCAAAGAGGAGCATAGCAAAGTTTGTCTACAATTCTTTACTGAAGGATGAGCTCATAATGTGTGTTATACATGACATTGAAAAAGATATTATGAACCTTGTGTCCAAGAAGTCCAATTGCTGCCTGAGGAGTGCAAAATGTGAaaacttatcaaatttcaaatttgatcAACTGCTTTTTGAAGTACAATTGTATGCTCCTGTGTTTTATAAAACTTTGTCGAACACTGTAAAAGGCTCACATGAAGTAGCAGTAATAGCAGCAATAATTACAAGAAACAATAATATGCACATGTCTGCACTTCATCATATTATTGCTCAGGTTCTGGACCACAGTGGAGCAACAGATGag TGTATTTCCTTGTTCCAAAAGTTGGGATTAAGTGTGTCCTCCTCAGCAGCAGCAAAGAAGAAGGTAGATCTAGCAGAATACCAAAATGAACACATCAACTCAACAGTTATCAATGAGAAGAGGGTGCTTGAAACATCAGGTTCGAGAGATCTGAAAACATCAGAAATAATTGGGGATAATTTTGACATTTCCAAATGCCCGTCAAACATGAGCAAAGAAAAGCAAAGGAAGAGTCTGCATTGGTTTTTGTTGATAGGGCTACAGAAACGGATTATTGGCAACAGTTTAAGCAATCAGCCACCTTCTTTGTCCATCAGTGATGTAACTAATGGGGTATTCATTCCAACACATTTAGATTGTGAGTTTTTGGAGCAGAActgtttgtttcatatgatgAAAATAATTGTCAAGTATGTAGCGTGTTTCAAAAAATATGCCCCATATTTACCAGAGGTCATTGATCATCCTCATAGAGCTGAAATGTCTAGGAAGTCTGACTTCGTGGTTCTAGATTTGTTGgacaaaagtgaaaataaaagcGAAGATATGATATCCATTTTAGAGcatattcatatgaattatattGCGCACACATCAGATGATAATCCAAAGGTTATTCAGAAGAAGGTATTTGGTGGGGATGTTTTGACTAATGAACGGGCTTACAGTGCTCAACTAGCTATGATGAATGGCAGGTCCAAATTTGATCAACTGGCAGGTGTCATTCATAGACCAGAGGGGTTGCATCGTATGATGAATCTGTGTTTGGTAATAGCCAAAAAGTTCTGTTTGTTGCTGTTTATGAATGAAAAG cTTGTGTATCAACAATTCTACAAGCCAAGTTCAGCTGCTGAAGTAGGAACTTTAAGCCAGTTACGGAATTTTGTTCACAGAATTGATGTCCATGGTGGAGATGAAGTTATTCAGAAGTACAG AGCCCACTATGCATTTCTTATGGATTGCCTGGACGGTTTTGTCACAGGAGCATGCCTACATCTCCTGGAAATGGATGCCTTGGATGCACCACCAAGTCGAAAACAGgaactttttgatatactaCCTCCAGAGGAGAAGTGCAAGTTCATCAAGCAAATTGCGAAGGACATTctagataaatatataaaccTTAATCTGG ATTTGGGAAGATTTGAGGAGAGAGTACAGGCACTAGATGTCCAAAGTCAGCAAATCCGAGACATGCTTGATCCTGACCTACAAAAGTATATCTGTGTATCTTGTGGCAACCAGTATAAGACAGTGGGGCATTTAAGAAGACACCTCAAGGACAAACATCTGTgggatttcattgaaaatgatacTGAAGAAGACAAGAAACCAGATCGAATTGCGTTATACAGGGCCTCATTAATGAAATGTCTACTACTGCTTAAGGACACCAATGATGGATACTCTATGGGTGATGGTGACAGGATAATGACCAATGCGAAGTTTCAAATGTTACTTTCAGGTGTAAGTCGCCACACCAAATACCAAATCTGGTTGTTTAGATTCTTGGCATATTACTCTTGCATACTAAGTCCAAAAGATGCTTATGAATATAAGTGGAACTGTACATCAAATCTTTCTGGTGGCACCGGCCGCAACATTCCAAATGATAATCTGGTGGAAATCATGGTCCATAGATTAAAGGAGAAAGTGCGCTCACAAGGAGCAAATGTTACATTTCAAAGTGCGAAAAAAGCAGCCTTATCACTGCAGGTGCAAGATGAAATAAAACAGAACGTGATGAAAGAGATTAACATGAAACCAAAAGGGACAACTCGAGCTGAAACATCCAAGAAGGCTGATGTGGAGCTAATTATTGACCAACTCAAGATGGCTGAAGTTTTTGACAATGTGCCTGGAAGGCAATTCCATGCATTTCCCAATTTTCAGGACCTATTTTCAcgtgttaaagtttttgaattaCATAAATGGATTCAAAGCCAAAAGGAAAGATTATCATACGAGATTGTATAA
- the LOC136270730 gene encoding ATP-dependent DNA helicase RecQ-like, whose translation MSLECFHCLTNENLRNLRLKKMTYSTMAASTELQEIICKRFKIQSLTDKQSKTISAIEQAKDVFLCTRTGSGKSLTYEYFPVLHPGKCVVVVAPLLSVMQEQCYKLNNLGFKATFIGKDFRESGALEQGAFDFVFGSPESFINNSNWREMLKSEIYQSKLQLIAVDEAHTVTQWGEGDKDEEPFREAFANIGELRSICPKATLLALTATSGPSQRRRIMKMLCFRSNSDIILDSPDRENIKITSVCIPNSDNLEKVFKWLIDSVRLNKVKTERHVVFCESISDVSKIYTTFVKHFGNDCELFEMFHSKTDEKVKEIISKDMSKDGNIRVLICTNAAGMGVNFHNVHHVVHYKLPRKLDTFVQQMGRAGRDGHLSDELIMYKSNKNHLKRVESELVRLAKDDSKCRHELLCEAYLSPNKKILPSHDCCEVCEKSCDCKSDLCPRKHEYFKTENEDSASDSEDEMTRSVSDKEKKLIHDKLVFYKSQMSIDCIIDFEVVHGLTNEVLNKLVRSSDSIFTPDDVMKKFPIWSTDTATEVSKIISEVVGDSDMYNFAEDTEESD comes from the exons ATGTCCCTTGaatgttttcattgtttaacCAATGAAAATCTTCGTAActtaaggttaaaaaaaatgacgtattCAACAATGGCGGCCTCCACAGAACTTCAAGAAATAATTTGCAAACGATTTAAAATACAGTCTTTGACAGATAAACAATCAAAAACCATCAGTGCGATTGAACAAGCAAAAGATGTGTTTCTATGTACCAGAACAGGTAGTGGAAAGTCGTTAACCTACGAGTACTTTCCGGTGCTACATCCAGGAAAATGCGTTGTTGTCGTGGCCCCCTTGTTAAGTGTCATGCAGGAACAATGTTATAAGCTCAACAATCTGGGTTTTAAAGCTACTTTTATCGGTAAAGACTTTCGAGAATCCGGTGCATTAGAACAAGGTGCGTTTGATTTTGTGTTTGGCAGTCCAGAGTCCTTCATTAATAACAGCAACTGGAGAGAGATGTTGAAGTCCGAAATTTACCAAAGTAAATTACAGTTGATTGCTGTTGATGAAGCCCATACTGTTACACAATG GGGTGAAGGTGATAAAGATGAAGAGCCCTTTCGAGAGGCATTCGCCAACATAGGGGAGTTACGGTCAATCTGTCCAAAGGCAACTCTACTTGCGTTAACTGCAACATCTGGACCTAGTCAGCGTAGAAgaataatgaaaatgttatgCTTTCGTTCAAATTCTGATATCATATTAGATTCACCAGATCGGGAGAACATTAAAATCACTTCAGTGTGTATTCCTAATTCTGACAATTTagaaaaagttttcaaatgGCTAATTGACAGTGTGAGGTTGAACAAAGTTAAAACTGAGAGACATGTAGTTTTTTGTGAAAGTAtttctgatgtatcaaaaatctacacaacctTTGTGAAACATTTTGGAAATGACTGtgaattatttgaaatgttCCATAGCAAGACTGATGAGaaagtaaaagaaattatttctaaaGACATGAGTAAAGATGGCAATATCAGGGTTTTGATCTGTACAAATGCTGCAGGTATGGGCGTTAATTTTCACAATGTGCATCATGTTGTCCATTATAAACTACCTAGAAAATTAGATACATTTGTGCAGCAGATGGGAAGAGCAGGGAGGGATGGACATTTATCTGATGAACTGATAATgtataaaagtaacaaaaatcACCTTAAAAGGGTTGAAAGCGAGCTTGTTCGATTGGCTAAAGATGATAGTAAATGTAGACATGAACTCCTATGTGAAGCATATCTTTCacctaataaaaaaatattaccatCTCATGACTGTTGTGAAGTTTGTGAAAAAAGTTGTGATTGTAAAAGTGATCTGTGTCCTCGAaaacatgaatattttaaaacagaaaatgaagATAGTGCTTCAGATTCTGAAGATGAAATGACCAGATCTGTTAgcgataaagaaaaaaaattaatacatgatAAACTGGTGTTTTATAAATCACAAATGTCCATAGATTGTATAATAGATTTTGAAGTAGTGCACGGACTTACAAATGAAGTTCTCAACAAATTGGTGCGAAGCAGCGATTCAATATTTACACCTGATGATGTTATGAAAAAGTTTCCAATATGGTCAACTGATACAGCTACTGAAGTCAGTAAAATTATCTCTGAAGTTGTTGGCGACTCTGATATGTATAATTTTGCAGAAGACACTGAAGAGTCAGATTGA